The genomic segment TTATCAACGGCAAGATGTGCAAAAGAATTTCAAAAAAGTAATGAGAGATTTAAACAATAAGTATAGAAATGAAATTCTATCAAAATTTGTGAATACAACCGATGATGAGTTTCAGGGGCTATTAAATGGTGGTGAAAGAATCCAAGAAATAATTTGGGATGTGGAAATGAGTATGTACCCAAACAAGGTTAGGTTTGGAGTAGGGTTCGGTGAACTATATACCCCAATTGAAACCAGGGCAATAGCGATGGACGATCCGGTCTGGCACAATGGAAGAAGTGCCATTGTGAGTGGAAAAATGGATGGAATAAGTGGCGGTGTCTATAAAGGGTTTGGAACTGAAATTGATGAGATGCTAAATGGATTCTCATATTTGTTATGGTCTGCGAGAGAGAGCATGACAGAAAAACAGAGGAATATAGTTAGTGAGCTTAGAAAGGGCTTTTCTCAGGTAGAGGTTGCAAAAAAATTCAAAATTAGTAGGCAAGCTGTAACAAAGCATGCTTCTTCGGCAGAGTGGAAGGCATATTCTGCGGGGGAACTGGCTTTTGGAGGATTATTAAAGTATGCAACAGAAATGAGGAGAAATTATTAGATGACCATTGAATTACCTCAAAATCCAGCTTCTCGGATTTTATGGGCACAAATAGTATTTTTCCAGCCATTTTTATTGAATGACATTCTGAGCTCTTCAGTTTCTGACAAGTCATGTTGTCCCTGTGTGAGACACATTCATTCTTCTATTTAGTCTTTCTGAACGAGTGAAATGGAGTGAAGAATCTCAGAGCCTGGGCCTGGCATTAACATGAGTCAGAGATCCTTCGTTTGCAGGAAGACAAAAGTTCGCAAAGGTAGCAATAATGAAACCTCAAACTGACGTATTCCAAATTCCATCAAAAGTATGGAGAGTCGTTCTGGGGTTTACCCTGTTCAGAATGGTGCTGGCCGCCATTTTGCCACTTACTCCACAGGAAGCCTACTATTGGAGTTGGAGCCGGGATCTGGCGCTTTCTTATTTTGACCATCCACCTTTGGCGAGCTATAGTATTTGGTTTACAACTGCTCTTTTGGGGCAAACAATCTTCGGGATCAAAATTGCAGCCGTGCTCTGGTTTCTTGGTCTCAATATCCTCTGGGCCAAGCTCACTCAAGAGATGTTTCAAAATACTGACCAGACATTTTGGACCCTGCTGGCACTAAACGCCACCATTGTGTTCGAACTTTATGGCTTTGTGATTACGCCTGATACACCCCTGATATTTGCATGGACAGCAACTTTCTATGCTCTCTGGAACCTCATCAGATCACAGAATTCCAGGTGGTGGTATGCTGCTGGACTTTTTATGGGTTTGGCCTGGCTGGGTAAGTATTCCGGGATAATGCTGGTTCCCTCAGTGCTCATGTTTTTTCTCATTTCAAAAAGTCAACGTAAATGGCTGGCCACACCTTATCCCTACCTTGGGGTGCTTATTGCCATCTTGGTATTTGCACCTGTTCTAATTTGGAATGCCCAGCATGATTGGATTTCCTTCACGTTTCAGGGTGCCAGACGGACAGCCGGTATGGGCACCTGGAAATTGCGTTTTGTAGGTGAATTATTCGGCTCTCAGTTTTTCATATTAACACCCTATTTATTTGTGCTGGTTTTTGCTTCCCTAAACCGCTTTGGACGCAGGATATTTTCTGAAATGGAAGATAAGATCCTGCTTTTGGTGAGTAGTGGCTTGGCAACTTCAGTATTTTTTATCGCCGTTAGCTTTCGCAGCCTGGTGAAGATGAACTGGTTGGCTCCTGCGTACTGGTCATTCATAATTTTAGGGGTCTATTTCCTATTCCAAGAGTCTCAGCGGTTGCGACGTTTTAAAATAGGCGTGTATTCCTCACTGGCATTTCTCGGTCTGGGTGTTTCAATCATAGTCCTACCAGATGTACCCCTGGGAGAGGGCAATACCTGGAGTGGTTGGAAAAATGCAGCTGTCGAAGTATCCTCCATTAGGGATTCTCTCAAACAGCAGGGTGATGAGCCTTTTATTTTCAGTACAAATTATAAAGCCAGTTCTCTGCTCAAATTCTATCTGCCGGATCAACCGCGGACTTATGCTCAGGATATCATAGGTAAACCGGCACTTCAATTCGATATATGGCCAAAGACTGTTGACCTACTGGGTAAGACAGGAATCCTGGTAATAGATGATCGGCGTGAGTATCGCTTTAAGCGAAAACAAATAGAACCTTATTTTACCAATATTAGAAAAATTAGAACCATTAAGACCGAAAATTATGGGCAAACCGTTCGCAGGATCGATATTTATCTGTGTACGGGTTATCAGGGTGCAGGCTGAAGAGAGGATGAGATGAATATGAAATTCAGGCAGATCAAACCTTATGGCACATGGAAATCACCTGTTTCAAGTGAGTCGCTGGTTGAATCCAGTCTCAGGCTTGGTCAGATAAACATAGATCATGACAAGATCTGCTGGACCGAAGGTCGACCATCGGAAAAGGGTCGGACTGCCTTGATGGAATGGTCAGAAAAACAGGGATCACGTGAAATTAGCCATGTCGATTGGGATATCCGAACTAGAGCTCATGAATATGGGGGTGGTGCTTTCCTGGCGGATAAATCAAGACGCTTCTACATTGATAATCAAGATCAACAACTGTATGAGATTCTAGCAACAGG from the Candidatus Neomarinimicrobiota bacterium genome contains:
- a CDS encoding SatD family protein, with product MNKIQIGIIGDIISSRELSGYQRQDVQKNFKKVMRDLNNKYRNEILSKFVNTTDDEFQGLLNGGERIQEIIWDVEMSMYPNKVRFGVGFGELYTPIETRAIAMDDPVWHNGRSAIVSGKMDGISGGVYKGFGTEIDEMLNGFSYLLWSARESMTEKQRNIVSELRKGFSQVEVAKKFKISRQAVTKHASSAEWKAYSAGELAFGGLLKYATEMRRNY
- a CDS encoding glycosyltransferase family 39 protein, with product MKPQTDVFQIPSKVWRVVLGFTLFRMVLAAILPLTPQEAYYWSWSRDLALSYFDHPPLASYSIWFTTALLGQTIFGIKIAAVLWFLGLNILWAKLTQEMFQNTDQTFWTLLALNATIVFELYGFVITPDTPLIFAWTATFYALWNLIRSQNSRWWYAAGLFMGLAWLGKYSGIMLVPSVLMFFLISKSQRKWLATPYPYLGVLIAILVFAPVLIWNAQHDWISFTFQGARRTAGMGTWKLRFVGELFGSQFFILTPYLFVLVFASLNRFGRRIFSEMEDKILLLVSSGLATSVFFIAVSFRSLVKMNWLAPAYWSFIILGVYFLFQESQRLRRFKIGVYSSLAFLGLGVSIIVLPDVPLGEGNTWSGWKNAAVEVSSIRDSLKQQGDEPFIFSTNYKASSLLKFYLPDQPRTYAQDIIGKPALQFDIWPKTVDLLGKTGILVIDDRREYRFKRKQIEPYFTNIRKIRTIKTENYGQTVRRIDIYLCTGYQGAG